From one Drosophila subpulchrella strain 33 F10 #4 breed RU33 chromosome 3L, RU_Dsub_v1.1 Primary Assembly, whole genome shotgun sequence genomic stretch:
- the LOC119555647 gene encoding peptidyl-prolyl cis-trans isomerase G isoform X5, whose product MLSSEIYSNTTTSTAMAAVGVTATASVATASTTTTTMAATTVQVVKPKKRRKRRKRAGHAIATTTATEKSTTNPGSKPSSPSPRPQTGESLSSIPAASANGGRKSKAPYFQHDNREYLAKYESFRLTAHTWNYAAVARKFKPLRPALASGANKTRRPAVSKRSHSDCACACQLKDPEPALEPGHRTAEHSIQRELPASQAKINIDGSVLLELLKYSSSSLLETLLGAGSAMASSARDTHQIAEAQQQKNAKLREAFNITEYFVEGSSFDSDRKAKEDLAKSVALQKELDAQRESLAAAAAAAAAGKDKETGKRYALVRTPSRERERERDRDGGDAVASGDEREHVSKSDKKKRKKRARESSASPERKKDKKKKSKKHKKESKSKKKKSRKRKHSESGRDTDKDSDEEDDSSEEDRRESKSARKKAKKDKDSFQWLSCSFKKRDKKLKKKSRARASSTDSERSNSPSRKENKSDKSRGIKASKSDEKTSQQDKATTRSRSRERRKDTKARPQESSIDSRRQKSRERSAVTPPRKEPERLRERSKDRQRSKERQRSRERLRSKERQRSKERQRSKERQRSKERQRSKERQRSKSKEGQRSKDRQRSKSKERQRSKERQRSKDRHRSKERQRSKERQRSTERRRSKDKKQSVDKRRDRSKDRSKEEQRSNEGQRSKERQRSKERQLSKDRQGLKERQRSKERQHSKERQRSKERQRSRERQRSKERQRSKDRQRSKERQRSKDRPAKESRPTNSPKERSPKKKDDRRQRSPSNASRKRTDDTKLSRNSRSQSPAHSPEAPPKKTVPTPAFNPFKAAEDTVNDILGTKSVMVALEQTKRQRAASSSSSDSDSSSSSSSVSRTPSPKPTPKKIKKRSRTPEPKEVKKEASPKKERRRSVKRERSNSPQVVKTKNKLVEPSPKPARRRSRSSSSELRYSPAERHPERYQDIIQDKKRPSKAREAPATKPAPVVRLRAQSDDGSDAETGVDGTALEEFQQSRREREEQQELRMLEQLKSGIAAKAKQKIRIMEKDPAKEGSEPLVAALADSSLVDAIVSKVSTATVAAAAAAESAARRSRSRERRSRSRSKRRTSGSHHRHHSSSRSRSRYSSSSSRSGSRSSRSRSGSHSSRSSCSSHSSSGSSSSGSGSASSQSGSRSPSIPRRRGSPSFLDRRRITSARKRPIPYHHKGTGEGEAAEEASSCCSSCFSRTSSPATPLLTPLRNSRSPSMAAF is encoded by the exons AACAACGATGGCGGCCACCACAGTGCAGGTGGTGAAACCGAAGAAACGCCGAAAGCGACGCAAACGCGCAGGTCACGCAAtcgccaccaccaccgccaccGAAAAGAGCACGACCAACCCCGGCAGCAAGCCGAGCAGTCCCAGTCCCCGTCCCCAAACCGGGGAAAGCCTCTCCTCCATTCCTGCTGCCTCCGCAAACGGGGGCAGGAAGAGCAAGGCACCATACTTCCAGCACGACAACCGGGAGTACCTGGCCAAGTACGAGAGCTTCCGTTTGACCGCCCACACGTGGAACTACGCGGCGGTGGCCAGGAAGTTCAAGCCCTTGCGGCCGGCGTTGGCAAGCGGCGCCAACAAGACCAGGCGACCAGCAGTCTCCAAGAGGTCGCATTCGGATTGCGCTTGCGCCTGCCAGCTGAAAGACCCGGAGCCGGCACTCGAGCCGGGTCACCGAACAGCTGAGCACTCCATCCAGAGGGAACTGCCTGCGTCACAGGCCAAAATCAATATCGATGGTAGCGTGCTGCTCGAGCTACTCAAGTATTCCTCGAGCAGCCTGCTGGAGACACTGCTGGGAGCCGGCAGTGCGATGGCCTCAAG CGCTCGCGACACCCATCAAATAGCCGAGGCTCAGCAGCAGAAGAACGCAAAGCTGCGCGAGGCCTTTAACATAACCGAGTACTTTGTGGAGGGCAGCAGCTTCGACAGCGATCGCAAGGCGAAGGAGGACCTGGCCAAAAGCGTGGCTCTGCAAAAGGAACTGGACGCCCAGCGCGAAAGCCTCGCGGCGGCGGCagctgccgcagcagcaggcAAGGACAAGGAGACCGGGAAGCGCTATGCCCTAGTGCGCACTCCCTCCCGCGAACGGGAGCGGGAGCGCGATCGCGATGGAGGCGATGCAGTGGCTAGCGGGGATGAGCGCGAGCATGTCTCCAAGTCGGACAAGAAGAAGCGCAAGAAGCGCGCCAGAGAGAG TTCGGCCAGTCCTGAGCGCAAGAAGGACAAGAAGAAAAAGTCGAAGAAGCACAAGAAAGAGAG TAAGTCGAAGAAGAAAAAGTCGCGTAAGCGCAAGCACAGCGAGAGTGGCCGTGATACCGACAAGGACAGCGATGAGGAGGACGACAGCAGCGAGGAGGATCGGCGCGAGTCGAAGAGTGCCCGCAAGAAAGCCAAGAAGGACAAG GATAGCTTTCAATGGCTCTCTTGTAGTTTT AAAAAACGCGACAAAAAGCTGAAAAAGAAGTCACGCGCCCGTGCCAGCTCCACGGATTCGGAGCGCTCAAA CTCTCCATCACGGAAGGAGAACAAGTCGGACAAGTCGCGTGGGATTAAGGCTTCCAAGTCCGATGAGAAGACTTCGCAGCAGGATAAGGCGACAACGCGCAGCCGTTCTCGAGAGCGTCGCAAGGATACAAAAGCCAGGCCGCAGGAATCCTCTATAGACAGCCGACGACAAAAGTCGAGGGAACGGTCTGCGGTTACCCCACCACGTAAGGAGCCGGAAAGGCTGCGAGAGCGCTCAAAGGACAGGCAAAGGTCCAAGGAAAGACAGCGATCGAGGGAAAGACTGCGTTCTAAGGAAAGACAGCGGTCTAAGGAAAGACAGCGATCCAAGGAGAGACAGAGGTCCAAGGAAAGACAGCGATCCAAGGAAAGACAGCGGTCTAAGTCCAAGGAAGGACAGAGATCCAAGGATAGACAGCGTTCCAAGTCCAAGGAACGACAGAGATCCAAGGAAAGACAGAGATCCAAGGATAGACACCGATCCAAGGAAAGACAGCGATCCAAGGAGCGACAAAGATCCACGGAAAGGCGCAGGTCCAAGGATAAAAAACAATCGGTGGACAAAAGGCGAGACAGGTCCAAGGATCGATCAAAGGAAGAGCAGAGGTCCAACGAGGGGCAACGATCAAAGGAGAGACAACGATCAAAAGAAAGGCAGCTGTCCAAGGATAGGCAAGGATTAAAGGAAAGGCAACGCTCCAAGGAAAGGCAACACTCCAAAGAAAGGCAACGGTCCAAGGAGAGGCAACGATCAAGGGAACGTCAACGCTCCAAGGAACGGCAGCGCTCCAAGGACAGGCAACGCTCCAAGGAACGGCAGCGCTCCAAGGATCGCCCAGCCAAGGAATCCCGGCCCACAAACTCGCCCAAGGAGCGAAGCCCCAAAAAGAAGGATGACCGCCGTCAACGATCGCCATCCAATGCGAGCAGAAAGCGAACCGATGACACCAAGTTAAGCCGCAATTCCCGATCCCAATCGCCAGCCCATTCCCCAGAGGCGCCGCCCAAGAAGACGGTTCCGACGCCAGCCTTCAATCCCTTCAAGGCCGCCGAAGACACAGTAAACGATATTCTGGGCACAAAGTCGGTGATGGTGGCCCTGGAGCAGACCAAGCGACAGAGGGCGGCATCCAGCTCTAGCTCGGATTCCGATAGTTCTAGTAGTAGTTCGTCTGTCTCCCGGACACCATCGCCCAAGCCCActcccaaaaaaataaaaaagaggaGTAGGACACCAGAGCCGAAAGAGGTAAAGAAGGAAGCTAGTCCCAAGAAAGAGCGCCGCAGGAGTGTGAAGCGGGAGCGTTCGAACTCCCCGCAGGTAGTCAAGACAAAAAACAAGCTGGTCGAACCGAGTCCCAAACCAGCGAGGCGTCGTTCCCGCTCAAGTTCCTCGGAGTTGCGATACTCGCCTGCCGAACGGCATCCGGAGCGCTACCAGGACATAATCCAGGACAAGAAGCGCCCGTCCAAGGCTAGGGAAGCCCCCGCCACGAAACCTGCTCCAGTGGTCCGGCTAAGGGCACAAAGCGACGACGGGAGCGATGCCGAAACAGGAGTGGATGGCACCGCTTTGGAGGAATTCCAGCAGAGTAGGCGGGAGCGCGAGGAGCAGCAGGAACTTCGCATGCTGGAGCAGCTTAAGTCGGGGATTGCGGCCAAGGCAAAGCAGAAGATCAGGATCATGGAAAAGGACCCGGCCAAAGAGGGCAGCGAA CCCCTAGTCGCGGCGCTCGCGGACAGTTCGCTGGTGGACGCCATCGTCTCCAAGGTATCCACGGCCACCgtggcggcggcagcggcggcggaGAGTGCGGCTCGCAGGAGCAGGAGTCGAGAGCGTAGGAGCCGGAGTCGCAGCAAGCGGCGCACGAGCGGAAGCCATCATCGACATCACTCCAGCAGTCGCTCCAGATC GCGGTACAGCTCATCCAGCAGTCGGAGTGGATCACGCAGTTCCAGGTCCCGCTCCGGGTCGCACTCCTCCCGCTCCAGCTGCTCCTCGCACAGCAGCTCGGGCAGCTCCTCCTCCGGCAGCGGCTCCGCATCATCACAGTCCGGCTCCCGGTCACCCTCCATCCCCAGGCGTCGCGGCTCGCCCAGCTTTCTGGACAGACGTCGCATAACGAG TGCTCGCAAGCGACCGATTCCGTATCACCACAAAGGCACCGGGGAGGGGGAGGCGGCCGAGGAGGCCTCCAGTTGCTGCTCCAGTTGCTTCAGCCGCACCAGCAGTCCCGCCACGCCCCTCCTCACGCCCCTGCGCAACAGCCGGAGTCCCTCGATGGCCGCCTTCTGA
- the LOC119555647 gene encoding serine/arginine repetitive matrix protein 2 isoform X4 produces the protein MGQGKTDLSKDEFGRVAARDTHQIAEAQQQKNAKLREAFNITEYFVEGSSFDSDRKAKEDLAKSVALQKELDAQRESLAAAAAAAAAGKDKETGKRYALVRTPSRERERERDRDGGDAVASGDEREHVSKSDKKKRKKRARESSASPERKKDKKKKSKKHKKESKSKKKKSRKRKHSESGRDTDKDSDEEDDSSEEDRRESKSARKKAKKDKDSFQWLSCSFKKRDKKLKKKSRARASSTDSERSNSPSRKENKSDKSRGIKASKSDEKTSQQDKATTRSRSRERRKDTKARPQESSIDSRRQKSRERSAVTPPRKEPERLRERSKDRQRSKERQRSRERLRSKERQRSKERQRSKERQRSKERQRSKERQRSKSKEGQRSKDRQRSKSKERQRSKERQRSKDRHRSKERQRSKERQRSTERRRSKDKKQSVDKRRDRSKDRSKEEQRSNEGQRSKERQRSKERQLSKDRQGLKERQRSKERQHSKERQRSKERQRSRERQRSKERQRSKDRQRSKERQRSKDRPAKESRPTNSPKERSPKKKDDRRQRSPSNASRKRTDDTKLSRNSRSQSPAHSPEAPPKKTVPTPAFNPFKAAEDTVNDILGTKSVMVALEQTKRQRAASSSSSDSDSSSSSSSVSRTPSPKPTPKKIKKRSRTPEPKEVKKEASPKKERRRSVKRERSNSPQVVKTKNKLVEPSPKPARRRSRSSSSELRYSPAERHPERYQDIIQDKKRPSKAREAPATKPAPVVRLRAQSDDGSDAETGVDGTALEEFQQSRREREEQQELRMLEQLKSGIAAKAKQKIRIMEKDPAKEGSEVSGSDLVTATKRNSLSEFLVANNVTALINPLTTTTPPPCLAVILPLEQRKESPVPLRDPEQELSVSVEEPLNKKRDASTPPICKTPHVAANGEAKSPTVGHKIHMHHRPPPQHLHHPPQQQQHPQHPPGKRIFHNRTLNNNPNSRHSTNNPHACGGGGVPHSNPNSSTSSGNSGSNPGMLPFLAGTPGTYNRTTNRLNHGPLLTATHYNICKNHQHSLQQQQAHHLARGLVYNSALFGHGPRHPGLLSLTGAGVGVGGQGAPLLGHPPLVRGGGGPISFNAAAAAAAVAANSISYHHHHHQHQQKPKIVIKPFKIHDPQPLVAALADSSLVDAIVSKVSTATVAAAAAAESAARRSRSRERRSRSRSKRRTSGSHHRHHSSSRSRSRYSSSSSRSGSRSSRSRSGSHSSRSSCSSHSSSGSSSSGSGSASSQSGSRSPSIPRRRGSPSFLDRRRITSARKRPIPYHHKGTGEGEAAEEASSCCSSCFSRTSSPATPLLTPLRNSRSPSMAAF, from the exons CGCTCGCGACACCCATCAAATAGCCGAGGCTCAGCAGCAGAAGAACGCAAAGCTGCGCGAGGCCTTTAACATAACCGAGTACTTTGTGGAGGGCAGCAGCTTCGACAGCGATCGCAAGGCGAAGGAGGACCTGGCCAAAAGCGTGGCTCTGCAAAAGGAACTGGACGCCCAGCGCGAAAGCCTCGCGGCGGCGGCagctgccgcagcagcaggcAAGGACAAGGAGACCGGGAAGCGCTATGCCCTAGTGCGCACTCCCTCCCGCGAACGGGAGCGGGAGCGCGATCGCGATGGAGGCGATGCAGTGGCTAGCGGGGATGAGCGCGAGCATGTCTCCAAGTCGGACAAGAAGAAGCGCAAGAAGCGCGCCAGAGAGAG TTCGGCCAGTCCTGAGCGCAAGAAGGACAAGAAGAAAAAGTCGAAGAAGCACAAGAAAGAGAG TAAGTCGAAGAAGAAAAAGTCGCGTAAGCGCAAGCACAGCGAGAGTGGCCGTGATACCGACAAGGACAGCGATGAGGAGGACGACAGCAGCGAGGAGGATCGGCGCGAGTCGAAGAGTGCCCGCAAGAAAGCCAAGAAGGACAAG GATAGCTTTCAATGGCTCTCTTGTAGTTTT AAAAAACGCGACAAAAAGCTGAAAAAGAAGTCACGCGCCCGTGCCAGCTCCACGGATTCGGAGCGCTCAAA CTCTCCATCACGGAAGGAGAACAAGTCGGACAAGTCGCGTGGGATTAAGGCTTCCAAGTCCGATGAGAAGACTTCGCAGCAGGATAAGGCGACAACGCGCAGCCGTTCTCGAGAGCGTCGCAAGGATACAAAAGCCAGGCCGCAGGAATCCTCTATAGACAGCCGACGACAAAAGTCGAGGGAACGGTCTGCGGTTACCCCACCACGTAAGGAGCCGGAAAGGCTGCGAGAGCGCTCAAAGGACAGGCAAAGGTCCAAGGAAAGACAGCGATCGAGGGAAAGACTGCGTTCTAAGGAAAGACAGCGGTCTAAGGAAAGACAGCGATCCAAGGAGAGACAGAGGTCCAAGGAAAGACAGCGATCCAAGGAAAGACAGCGGTCTAAGTCCAAGGAAGGACAGAGATCCAAGGATAGACAGCGTTCCAAGTCCAAGGAACGACAGAGATCCAAGGAAAGACAGAGATCCAAGGATAGACACCGATCCAAGGAAAGACAGCGATCCAAGGAGCGACAAAGATCCACGGAAAGGCGCAGGTCCAAGGATAAAAAACAATCGGTGGACAAAAGGCGAGACAGGTCCAAGGATCGATCAAAGGAAGAGCAGAGGTCCAACGAGGGGCAACGATCAAAGGAGAGACAACGATCAAAAGAAAGGCAGCTGTCCAAGGATAGGCAAGGATTAAAGGAAAGGCAACGCTCCAAGGAAAGGCAACACTCCAAAGAAAGGCAACGGTCCAAGGAGAGGCAACGATCAAGGGAACGTCAACGCTCCAAGGAACGGCAGCGCTCCAAGGACAGGCAACGCTCCAAGGAACGGCAGCGCTCCAAGGATCGCCCAGCCAAGGAATCCCGGCCCACAAACTCGCCCAAGGAGCGAAGCCCCAAAAAGAAGGATGACCGCCGTCAACGATCGCCATCCAATGCGAGCAGAAAGCGAACCGATGACACCAAGTTAAGCCGCAATTCCCGATCCCAATCGCCAGCCCATTCCCCAGAGGCGCCGCCCAAGAAGACGGTTCCGACGCCAGCCTTCAATCCCTTCAAGGCCGCCGAAGACACAGTAAACGATATTCTGGGCACAAAGTCGGTGATGGTGGCCCTGGAGCAGACCAAGCGACAGAGGGCGGCATCCAGCTCTAGCTCGGATTCCGATAGTTCTAGTAGTAGTTCGTCTGTCTCCCGGACACCATCGCCCAAGCCCActcccaaaaaaataaaaaagaggaGTAGGACACCAGAGCCGAAAGAGGTAAAGAAGGAAGCTAGTCCCAAGAAAGAGCGCCGCAGGAGTGTGAAGCGGGAGCGTTCGAACTCCCCGCAGGTAGTCAAGACAAAAAACAAGCTGGTCGAACCGAGTCCCAAACCAGCGAGGCGTCGTTCCCGCTCAAGTTCCTCGGAGTTGCGATACTCGCCTGCCGAACGGCATCCGGAGCGCTACCAGGACATAATCCAGGACAAGAAGCGCCCGTCCAAGGCTAGGGAAGCCCCCGCCACGAAACCTGCTCCAGTGGTCCGGCTAAGGGCACAAAGCGACGACGGGAGCGATGCCGAAACAGGAGTGGATGGCACCGCTTTGGAGGAATTCCAGCAGAGTAGGCGGGAGCGCGAGGAGCAGCAGGAACTTCGCATGCTGGAGCAGCTTAAGTCGGGGATTGCGGCCAAGGCAAAGCAGAAGATCAGGATCATGGAAAAGGACCCGGCCAAAGAGGGCAGCGAAGTAAGTGGCAGCGACCTGGTGACGGCTACTAAACGTAACTCGCTAAGCGAATTCCTTGTTGCTAACAATGTGACCGCTTTGATTAACCCACTGACAACGACCACGCCCCCGCCGTGCTTGGCGGTGATCCTGCCGCTGGAGCAGCGCAAGGAGTCGCCGGTGCCGCTGCGGGATCCGGAACAGGAGCTGTCCGTGTCTGTGGAGGAGCCGCTCAACAAGAAAAGGGACGCCAGCACACCGCCCATTTGCAAGACGCCCCACGTGGCGGCGAATGGCGAGGCCAAGAGTCCGACAGTGGGTCACAAGATCCACATGCACCACAGGCCGCCTCCACAGCACCTGCATCAcccgccgcagcagcagcaacatccgCAGCATCCGCCGGGGAAGCGCATCTTCCACAACCGCACTCTGAACAATAACCCTAACAGTAGACATAGTACTAACAACCCTCATGCATGTGGTGGTGGCGGGGTCCCTCATTCGAATCCCAACAGTAGCACTAGCAGCGGTAACAGCGGCAGCAATCCGGGGATGCTGCCCTTCCTGGCCGGCACGCCGGGCACCTACAACCGAACCACCAATCGCCTCAACCACGGCCCCCTGCTGACCGCCACCCACTACAACATCTGCAAGAACCATCAGCACAgtctgcagcagcagcaggcccATCACCTGGCTCGTGGCCTGGTCTACAACTCGGCTCTCTTCGGGCACGGACCCCGGCATCCGGGACTCCTGTCCCTGACGGGAGCTGGCGTGGGCGTGGGTGGGCAAGGTGCTCCGCTGCTGGGTCATCCGCCGCTTGTCCGGGGTGGTGGCGGTCCCATTAGCTTCAATgcggcggcagcggctgcggcCGTGGCTGCCAATAGTATTAGCtaccatcatcatcaccatcaGCACCAACAGAAACCGAAAATCGTTATAAAACCCTTCAAAATTCACGATCCACAGCCCCTAGTCGCGGCGCTCGCGGACAGTTCGCTGGTGGACGCCATCGTCTCCAAGGTATCCACGGCCACCgtggcggcggcagcggcggcggaGAGTGCGGCTCGCAGGAGCAGGAGTCGAGAGCGTAGGAGCCGGAGTCGCAGCAAGCGGCGCACGAGCGGAAGCCATCATCGACATCACTCCAGCAGTCGCTCCAGATC GCGGTACAGCTCATCCAGCAGTCGGAGTGGATCACGCAGTTCCAGGTCCCGCTCCGGGTCGCACTCCTCCCGCTCCAGCTGCTCCTCGCACAGCAGCTCGGGCAGCTCCTCCTCCGGCAGCGGCTCCGCATCATCACAGTCCGGCTCCCGGTCACCCTCCATCCCCAGGCGTCGCGGCTCGCCCAGCTTTCTGGACAGACGTCGCATAACGAG TGCTCGCAAGCGACCGATTCCGTATCACCACAAAGGCACCGGGGAGGGGGAGGCGGCCGAGGAGGCCTCCAGTTGCTGCTCCAGTTGCTTCAGCCGCACCAGCAGTCCCGCCACGCCCCTCCTCACGCCCCTGCGCAACAGCCGGAGTCCCTCGATGGCCGCCTTCTGA